In one Brassica oleracea var. oleracea cultivar TO1000 chromosome C9, BOL, whole genome shotgun sequence genomic region, the following are encoded:
- the LOC106318502 gene encoding serine/threonine-protein phosphatase PP1 isozyme 6 yields MDENLLDDIIRRLLETNNGKQVKLLEAEIRQLCSASKEVFLSQPNLLELEAPIKICGDVHGQFPDLLRLFEYGGYPPAANYLFLGDYVDRGKQSIETICLLLAYKLKYKLNFFLLRGNHECASINRVYGFYDECKRRYNVRLWKSFTDCFNCLPVAALIDDKILCMHGGLSPDLKTLDDIRRIPRPVDVPDQGVLCDLLWADPDKEIQGWGENDRGVSYTFGPDKVAEFLQTHDLDLVCRAHQVVEDGYEFFAKRQLVTIFSAPNYCGEFDNAGAMMSVDDSLTCSFQILKSTEKKGRFGYNNNVHRPGTPPHKGGKGG; encoded by the exons ATGGACGAGAATTTGCTGGACGATATAATACGGCGGCTGTTGGAGACTAACAACGGGAAGCAGGTGAAGCTACTCGAGGCTGAGATACGCCAGCTCTGCTCTGCTTCCAAAGAGGTTTTTCTCAGCCAGCCTAATCTCCTCGAGCTCGAGGCTCCTATCAAGATTTGCG GTGATGTTCATGGTCAGTTTCCAGACCTCTTGCGGTTGTTTGAGTACGGCGGCTACCCTCCAGCTGCAAATTACTTGTTCCTCGGAGACTACGTTGATCGTGGTAAGCAGAGCATAGAGACCATATGCCTTCTCCTTGCCTACAAGCTCAAATACAAGCTCAACTTCTTTCTCCTCAGAGGCAATCACGAATGCGCTTCTATCAACCGTGTTTACGGCTTCTACGATGAGTGCAAGAGAAGATACAACGTGCGCCTGTGGAAGAGTTTCACCGACTGTTTCAACTGTCTCCCCGTTGCTGCTCTCATCGACGACAAGATCCTCTGTATGCACGGTGGACTTTCTCCTGATCTCAAGACCTTGGATGATATCAGGCGGATTCCTCGTCCTGTTGATGTTCCTGATCAGGGCGTCCTTTGTGATTTGTTATGGGCTGATCCTGACAAAGAAATCCAAGGCTGGGGGGAGAATGACAGAGGTGTGTCTTATACATTTGGTCCCGACAAAGTGGCTGAGTTCCTTCAGACTCATGACCTTGATCTTGTTTGCCGAGCTCATCAG GTTGTAGAAGATGGATATGAGTTCTTTGCAAAGAGACAACTGGTGACAATATTCTCTGCACCCAACTACTGTGGTGAGTTTGACAATGCTGGCGCAATGATGAGTGTTGATGATAGTTTGACATGTTCTTTCCAAATCCTCAAGTCAACTGAGAAGAAAGGAAGATTTGGATACAACAACAACGTTCATAGGCCAGGAACCCCACCTCATAAG GGGGGAAAAGGTGGTTGA
- the LOC106318501 gene encoding protein SGT1 homolog B-like isoform X1, whose product MASELAEKAKEAFLEDDFDVAVDLYSRAIDLDPNCAAFFADRAQANIKILNFTEAVADANKAIELEPTLSKAYLRKGTACMKLEEYSTAKAALQKGASVAPNESKFNKLIDECNLHIAEEEKDLAQQMPPTLPSSSTTPPLATAADSPPAAPAKPMFRHEFYQKPEEVVVTVFAKGIPKQNLNVEFGDQILSVVIDVAGEEAYHFQPRLFGKIIPDKCRYEVLSTKVEIRLAKAEIITWASLEYVKGQALLPKPNVASAVSQRPVYPSSKPAKDWDKLEAEVKKQEKDEKLDGDAAMNKFFSDIYQSADEDMRRAMNKSFAESNGTVLSTNWKEVGTKKVESTPPDGMELKKWEY is encoded by the exons ATGGCGAGCGAACTAGCGGAAAAAGCTAAAGAGGCTTTCTTAGAGGACGACTTCGATGTCGCCGTTGACTTATACTCCAGAGCCATTGACTTGGATCCCAATTGCGCCGCCTTCTTCGCCGATCGTGCTCAGGCCAACATCAAAATCCTTAACTTTACCG AAGCTGTTGCAGATGCCAACAAAGCCATTGAGTTGGAGCCTACGTTGTCTAAAGCTTACCTCAGAAAAGG CACTGCTTGTATGAAGCTAGAGGAATACAGTACTGCTAAAGCAGCCCTTCAAAAGGGCGCTTCCGTTGCACCAAATGAATCAAAGTTTAACAAGTTGATAGATGAATGCAATCTTCACATTGCAG AAGAAGAGAAAGATTTGGCTCAACAGATGCCGCCCACCTTGCCTTCAAGCTCTACCACTCCACCACTAGCAACTGCAGCTGATTCTCCTCCTGCAGCACCTGCCAAACCCATGTTCAG ACACGAGTTCTACCAGAAGCCGGAAGAAGTGGTGGTGACAGTTTTCGCTAAAGGGATACCAAAGCAGAACTTGAATGTCGAGTTTGGTGATCAGATT CTGAGTGTTGTGATTGATGTTGCTGGAGAGGAAGCTTATCACTTCCAGCCAAGATTGTTTGGGAAG ATAATACCAGACAAGTGCAGATATGAAGTATTGTCAACCAAAGTTGAGATCCGTCTCGCAAAAGCAGAGATAATCACTTGGGCCTCCCTTGAATATGTCAAAGGGCAAGCTCTTCTGCCTAAACCCAATGTCGCATCAG CGGTTTCGCAGAGGCCGGTGTACCCATCATCTAAGCCGGCGAAAGACTGGGACAAGCTGGAGGCTGAAGTGAAGAAACAG GAGAAGGATGAGAAGCTAGATGGAGATGCAGCTATGAACAAGTTTTTCAGCGATATATACCAGAGTGCTGATGAGGATATGAGGCGAGCCATGAACAAATCATTT GCTGAGTCAAATGGGACAGTGCTGTCTACGAACTGGAAAGAGGTTGGGACTAAGAAAGTGGAGAGCACTCCACCAGATGGTATGGAGCTCAAGAAATGGGAGTATTGA
- the LOC106318501 gene encoding protein SGT1 homolog B-like isoform X2, with product MASELAEKAKEAFLEDDFDVAVDLYSRAIDLDPNCAAFFADRAQANIKILNFTEAVADANKAIELEPTLSKAYLRKGTACMKLEEYSTAKAALQKGASVAPNESKFNKLIDECNLHIAEEKDLAQQMPPTLPSSSTTPPLATAADSPPAAPAKPMFRHEFYQKPEEVVVTVFAKGIPKQNLNVEFGDQILSVVIDVAGEEAYHFQPRLFGKIIPDKCRYEVLSTKVEIRLAKAEIITWASLEYVKGQALLPKPNVASAVSQRPVYPSSKPAKDWDKLEAEVKKQEKDEKLDGDAAMNKFFSDIYQSADEDMRRAMNKSFAESNGTVLSTNWKEVGTKKVESTPPDGMELKKWEY from the exons ATGGCGAGCGAACTAGCGGAAAAAGCTAAAGAGGCTTTCTTAGAGGACGACTTCGATGTCGCCGTTGACTTATACTCCAGAGCCATTGACTTGGATCCCAATTGCGCCGCCTTCTTCGCCGATCGTGCTCAGGCCAACATCAAAATCCTTAACTTTACCG AAGCTGTTGCAGATGCCAACAAAGCCATTGAGTTGGAGCCTACGTTGTCTAAAGCTTACCTCAGAAAAGG CACTGCTTGTATGAAGCTAGAGGAATACAGTACTGCTAAAGCAGCCCTTCAAAAGGGCGCTTCCGTTGCACCAAATGAATCAAAGTTTAACAAGTTGATAGATGAATGCAATCTTCACATTGCAG AAGAGAAAGATTTGGCTCAACAGATGCCGCCCACCTTGCCTTCAAGCTCTACCACTCCACCACTAGCAACTGCAGCTGATTCTCCTCCTGCAGCACCTGCCAAACCCATGTTCAG ACACGAGTTCTACCAGAAGCCGGAAGAAGTGGTGGTGACAGTTTTCGCTAAAGGGATACCAAAGCAGAACTTGAATGTCGAGTTTGGTGATCAGATT CTGAGTGTTGTGATTGATGTTGCTGGAGAGGAAGCTTATCACTTCCAGCCAAGATTGTTTGGGAAG ATAATACCAGACAAGTGCAGATATGAAGTATTGTCAACCAAAGTTGAGATCCGTCTCGCAAAAGCAGAGATAATCACTTGGGCCTCCCTTGAATATGTCAAAGGGCAAGCTCTTCTGCCTAAACCCAATGTCGCATCAG CGGTTTCGCAGAGGCCGGTGTACCCATCATCTAAGCCGGCGAAAGACTGGGACAAGCTGGAGGCTGAAGTGAAGAAACAG GAGAAGGATGAGAAGCTAGATGGAGATGCAGCTATGAACAAGTTTTTCAGCGATATATACCAGAGTGCTGATGAGGATATGAGGCGAGCCATGAACAAATCATTT GCTGAGTCAAATGGGACAGTGCTGTCTACGAACTGGAAAGAGGTTGGGACTAAGAAAGTGGAGAGCACTCCACCAGATGGTATGGAGCTCAAGAAATGGGAGTATTGA
- the LOC106313943 gene encoding uncharacterized protein LOC106313943 — protein MTVVSCMIFISCLEPGAVDVFLEFICYYGGPLPEDLLPQFKCPVLVAWGEKDPWDPIKLGKAYGNFDAAPQDEKPEMVNPLIESVVARHSKSSTAFAPGI, from the exons ATGACTGTTGTAAGTTGCATGATTTTTATATCTT GTCTTGAGCCTGGCGCAGTTGATGTCTTCCTTGAATTCATCTGTTACTATGGTGGACCGCTTCCAGAGGATTTACTCCCACAGTTCAAG TGCCCGGTTCTAGTTGCATGGGGAGAAAAAGATCCATGGGATCCAATCAAGCTTGGAAAAGCTTATGGTAATTTTGATGCAGCTCCTCAG GATGAGAAGCCGGAAATGGTGAACCCACTTATTGAATCAGTCGTTGCGAGACATTCGAAGTCCAGTACAGCCTTTGCTCCAGGCATTTGA